One window of the Natronomonas marina genome contains the following:
- a CDS encoding succinic semialdehyde dehydrogenase — protein MTVSETVDESELSVESELLAGLESVVTTAGPVTDRFDVEAPFTGAVIGQLPACGPEDVEEAFDRADFAQEAWADRSVEERAAVFKRYHDLVLDHAEELLDVVQVESGKARRHAYEEVLDVAITTRHYAYRAEEYLESEPRDAAIPGLSETTVHHHPVGVVGIISPWNYPLSLAISDAVPALLAGNSVVIKPAEQTSYTALKAIELLREAGLPRDAFQVVTGFGEPLGEPLVANADYVCFTGSSATGRIVASQAGEHLTDCSLELGGKNPGIVCEDADVERAVDGLIRGCFTNAGQLCISLERLYVHEDVYGRFVEAFVDEIEDLHLGTEYSHDVDVGSLISEQQLEKVTEHVEEAKAEGATVLTGGTGRPDLGPYFYEPTVLTDVDESMALCAEETFGPVVSIYEYSDDDDVIERANDSDYGLNASIWTEDLERGKRMAKRIETGTVNVNEAYAAAWVALDAPMGGMKDSGIGRRHGEHGFMKYTEPQTVAVQKKLGMTAPPGVPYWLYAKIMNKTLKLQRRIPGMR, from the coding sequence ATGACAGTCTCCGAAACCGTCGACGAGAGCGAACTCTCGGTCGAGTCGGAGCTACTCGCCGGGCTGGAGTCGGTCGTGACGACCGCCGGCCCGGTGACGGACCGCTTCGACGTCGAGGCGCCGTTCACCGGCGCGGTCATCGGCCAACTCCCGGCGTGCGGTCCCGAGGACGTCGAAGAGGCCTTCGACCGGGCCGACTTCGCACAGGAGGCGTGGGCCGACCGCTCCGTCGAGGAGCGCGCCGCGGTGTTCAAGCGGTACCACGACCTCGTCCTCGACCACGCCGAGGAACTGCTCGACGTCGTCCAGGTCGAGAGCGGGAAGGCCAGACGCCACGCCTACGAGGAGGTCCTCGACGTGGCCATCACCACCCGCCACTACGCCTACCGTGCCGAGGAGTACCTCGAGAGCGAACCCCGCGACGCCGCCATCCCCGGCCTGAGCGAGACGACGGTCCACCACCACCCGGTCGGCGTCGTCGGCATCATCTCGCCGTGGAACTACCCCCTCTCGCTGGCCATCTCCGACGCCGTGCCCGCACTTCTGGCCGGCAACAGCGTCGTCATCAAGCCCGCCGAACAGACCTCCTACACCGCGCTGAAGGCCATCGAACTGCTCCGGGAGGCCGGGCTCCCCCGCGACGCCTTCCAGGTGGTCACCGGCTTCGGCGAGCCGCTCGGCGAGCCGCTGGTCGCAAACGCCGACTACGTCTGCTTTACCGGCTCCAGCGCGACCGGCCGCATCGTCGCCAGCCAGGCCGGCGAGCACCTCACCGACTGCTCGCTGGAACTCGGCGGCAAGAACCCCGGCATCGTCTGCGAGGACGCCGACGTCGAGCGGGCCGTCGACGGCCTGATTCGGGGCTGTTTCACTAACGCCGGACAGCTCTGTATCTCCCTGGAGCGGCTCTACGTCCACGAGGACGTCTACGGCCGGTTCGTCGAGGCGTTTGTCGACGAAATCGAGGACCTGCACCTCGGCACCGAGTACAGCCACGACGTCGACGTCGGGAGCCTCATCTCCGAACAGCAACTCGAGAAGGTCACCGAACACGTCGAGGAGGCCAAGGCCGAGGGTGCGACCGTCCTGACCGGCGGCACCGGCCGGCCCGACCTGGGGCCGTACTTCTACGAGCCGACCGTTCTCACCGACGTCGACGAGTCGATGGCGCTGTGCGCCGAGGAGACGTTCGGTCCCGTCGTCTCCATCTACGAGTACAGCGACGACGACGACGTCATCGAGCGCGCCAACGACTCCGACTACGGCCTGAACGCCTCAATCTGGACGGAGGACCTCGAACGCGGCAAACGCATGGCCAAGCGCATCGAGACCGGCACCGTCAACGTCAACGAGGCCTACGCCGCCGCCTGGGTCGCGCTGGACGCCCCGATGGGCGGGATGAAGGACTCCGGCATCGGGCGCCGGCACGGCGAACACGGCTTCATGAAGTACACCGAACCGCAGACCGTCGCCGTCCAGAAGAAACTCGGGATGACCGCCCCGCCGGGCGTGCCCTACTGGCTGTACGCGAAGATCATGAACAAGACGCTGAAGCTGCAGCGACGGATTCCCGGTATGCGGTAG
- a CDS encoding sensor histidine kinase, with protein sequence MVGSRLDGSELVAALGLVFVVGGVTLWWESILPTTDSIQAALYELVVHVLFGGVVLALGVHIERSELSPRDRFGVMVWCFSGFLFLLGLAVWSELSALLAGRVTVRFVSDVVVFGSMGGAFGVVAGVNHGRSVRNARLAERNQNQRETLVLLTRLLRHDIRNDMTAINGHAELLEDHVEPDGEDSLDVIQRRSDAIVRLLGDTDTLVETLETDREFEPIDLSAVLEDQVASVADDHPSVTVESEIPSGLWVVADGLVHQLFSNLLGNAVAHNDPEGLTIRVRAVTDGDVVETVVADDGVGIPEEVRDSCFELGAKGENSGGDGLGLYLVSRLADVYGGSVTVDDSRSGGARFVVTLPVAEPGAD encoded by the coding sequence ATGGTCGGAAGCCGTCTCGACGGGTCCGAACTCGTGGCGGCGCTCGGCCTCGTGTTCGTGGTCGGTGGGGTCACGCTGTGGTGGGAGTCGATACTCCCGACGACCGACTCGATCCAGGCGGCGCTGTACGAACTCGTCGTCCACGTCCTCTTCGGCGGCGTGGTGCTCGCGCTCGGCGTCCACATCGAGCGGAGCGAACTCTCCCCCCGCGACCGTTTCGGCGTGATGGTGTGGTGTTTTTCGGGCTTTCTGTTCCTGCTCGGGCTGGCGGTCTGGTCGGAGCTGTCGGCGCTGCTGGCCGGCCGGGTAACCGTCCGGTTCGTCAGCGACGTCGTCGTCTTCGGTAGCATGGGCGGCGCCTTCGGTGTCGTCGCGGGTGTCAACCACGGCCGGTCGGTCCGCAACGCTCGCCTGGCCGAGCGCAACCAGAACCAGCGGGAGACGCTCGTCCTGTTGACCCGCCTGCTCCGTCACGACATCCGCAACGACATGACGGCCATCAACGGCCACGCCGAACTGCTGGAGGACCACGTCGAACCCGACGGCGAGGACTCCCTCGACGTGATCCAGCGCCGCAGCGACGCCATCGTCAGGCTGCTCGGCGACACCGACACGCTGGTCGAGACCCTCGAGACGGACCGCGAGTTCGAGCCGATCGACCTCTCGGCAGTCCTCGAAGACCAGGTGGCGTCGGTCGCCGACGACCACCCCTCGGTCACCGTCGAGTCGGAGATTCCGAGCGGGCTGTGGGTCGTCGCCGACGGCCTGGTCCACCAGCTGTTCTCGAACCTGCTCGGCAACGCGGTCGCACACAACGACCCCGAGGGACTGACGATACGGGTCCGCGCGGTTACCGACGGCGACGTCGTCGAGACGGTCGTGGCCGACGACGGGGTCGGCATCCCCGAGGAAGTACGGGACTCCTGTTTCGAACTCGGCGCGAAGGGCGAAAACAGCGGCGGCGACGGGCTGGGACTGTACCTCGTCTCGCGGCTGGCCGACGTCTACGGCGGGTCGGTGACGGTCGACGACTCCCGGTCGGGCGGCGCCCGGTTCGTCGTCACGCTGCCGGTCGCCGAACCGGGCGCCGACTGA
- a CDS encoding SRPBCC domain-containing protein, whose amino-acid sequence MERIESSIDVDADAAAVWDVLADGESYPDWNPFITRLEGTLEPERRVTVRIEPPGRRGMTFRPRLKTVEPERRLAWKGSLLVPNVFDGHHEFAIEPQADGGVRLVQRETFAGLLVPLLLEEAAIEQGFWEMNQALKRRVEGGKTAGEGNEDVETPPIGVGTDPD is encoded by the coding sequence ATGGAACGCATAGAGTCGAGTATCGACGTCGACGCGGATGCGGCAGCCGTCTGGGACGTACTCGCCGACGGCGAATCGTACCCCGACTGGAACCCCTTCATCACGCGGCTCGAGGGGACGCTGGAGCCCGAGCGCCGCGTCACCGTCCGCATCGAACCGCCGGGGCGGCGGGGGATGACGTTCAGACCCCGCCTGAAGACCGTCGAGCCGGAACGCCGGCTGGCCTGGAAGGGGAGCCTCCTCGTCCCGAACGTCTTCGATGGCCACCACGAGTTCGCCATCGAACCACAGGCGGACGGCGGCGTCCGGCTCGTCCAGCGGGAGACGTTCGCCGGCCTGCTGGTCCCGCTGTTGCTCGAGGAGGCGGCGATCGAACAGGGTTTCTGGGAGATGAATCAGGCGCTGAAGCGGCGTGTCGAGGGTGGGAAGACGGCCGGCGAGGGGAACGAGGACGTCGAGACGCCCCCGATAGGCGTCGGGACCGACCCGGACTAG
- a CDS encoding IS6 family transposase, which produces MPENDRLDSCLNEIELGFVEREATPRLLMKLGIQLHLAGLSLSNTFSILEIFGVERARSTVHNWVHKAELQPEPGRDPDHVAVDETVIQLNDEQYWLYAAVDPETNELLHTALEPTTNNVIAHSFFAELREKHDVDDAAFLIDGSHSLKDACRRHSLDFKYERYGNRNSVERVFREVKRRTTSFSNCFSNADADTADEWLRSFAFAWNQLI; this is translated from the coding sequence ATGCCCGAAAACGACCGCCTCGACAGCTGTTTGAACGAGATCGAGTTAGGTTTTGTGGAACGAGAGGCGACACCGAGATTGCTGATGAAGCTCGGTATTCAGCTCCACCTTGCTGGTCTATCACTTTCGAATACCTTTTCTATTCTTGAGATATTCGGTGTCGAACGGGCGAGATCCACTGTTCACAACTGGGTTCACAAGGCCGAACTACAGCCCGAACCCGGTCGAGATCCGGATCACGTTGCGGTGGATGAAACCGTGATCCAACTCAATGATGAGCAGTACTGGCTGTATGCTGCTGTCGATCCTGAAACAAACGAATTACTGCATACAGCGCTTGAACCAACGACAAACAACGTAATCGCTCACTCGTTCTTTGCCGAACTCCGTGAGAAACACGACGTTGACGACGCCGCGTTTCTCATCGATGGCTCCCACTCACTGAAAGACGCCTGTCGCCGCCACAGCCTCGATTTCAAATATGAACGCTATGGAAATCGGAACAGTGTCGAACGTGTCTTTCGGGAGGTAAAAAGACGAACTACCAGTTTCTCAAACTGTTTCAGCAACGCCGACGCAGACACTGCCGACGAGTGGCTTCGATCCTTCGCCTTCGCATGGAATCAGCTTATCTGA
- a CDS encoding transcription initiation factor IIB, with the protein MPGPTRQRERTSEDETETEEETGCPECDSDSLVRSGDGGELVCDDCGLVIEEEHIDRGPEWRAFNHSERQSKSRVGAPTTQTMHDKGLTTQIDWKDKDAYGRSISSEKRSQMHRLRKWQERIRTKDAGERNLQFALSEIDRMSSALGVPRSVREVASVIYRRALDDDLIRGRSIEGVATAALYAACRQEGIPRSLDEVAEVARVEQKEIGRTYRYIAQELSLGLEPVDPVQYVPRFCSELGLSEEVEQKTREIIEVTAEKGMLSGKSPTGYAAAAIYAASLLCNEKKTQREVAEVAQVTEVTIRNRYQEQIEALGIH; encoded by the coding sequence ATGCCAGGGCCAACCCGCCAGCGAGAGCGCACCAGCGAGGACGAGACGGAGACGGAAGAGGAGACTGGCTGTCCGGAGTGCGATTCGGATTCGCTGGTCCGCAGCGGCGACGGCGGCGAACTGGTCTGTGACGACTGCGGCCTCGTCATCGAGGAGGAACACATCGACCGCGGACCGGAGTGGCGGGCGTTCAACCACTCCGAGCGGCAGTCCAAGTCCCGCGTCGGGGCGCCGACGACCCAGACGATGCACGACAAGGGGCTGACGACACAGATCGACTGGAAGGACAAGGACGCCTACGGCCGCTCGATTTCCTCCGAGAAGCGCTCCCAGATGCACCGCCTCCGCAAGTGGCAGGAGCGCATCCGCACCAAGGACGCCGGCGAGCGGAACCTCCAGTTCGCCCTCTCCGAAATCGACCGGATGTCCTCCGCGCTGGGCGTGCCGCGGTCGGTCCGGGAAGTGGCGTCGGTCATCTACCGGCGGGCGCTCGACGACGACCTCATCCGGGGCCGCTCCATCGAGGGCGTCGCCACCGCCGCCCTCTACGCGGCCTGCCGTCAGGAGGGCATCCCGCGCTCGCTCGACGAGGTCGCCGAGGTCGCCCGCGTCGAACAGAAGGAGATCGGCCGCACCTACCGCTACATCGCCCAGGAACTGTCGCTCGGTCTCGAACCCGTCGACCCCGTCCAGTACGTGCCGCGGTTCTGCTCGGAACTCGGCCTCTCCGAGGAGGTCGAACAGAAGACCCGCGAGATCATCGAGGTCACCGCCGAGAAGGGGATGCTGTCGGGCAAGTCGCCGACGGGGTACGCGGCCGCGGCCATCTACGCCGCCTCGCTGCTCTGCAACGAGAAGAAGACCCAGCGCGAGGTCGCCGAGGTCGCCCAGGTGACCGAGGTCACCATCCGGAACCGCTATCAGGAACAGATCGAGGCACTCGGCATCCACTGA
- a CDS encoding 3-hydroxyacyl-CoA dehydrogenase family protein yields MRVTVIGAGSMGHGIAQVSAMAGHEVRLNDVDDERIEAGLESIEANLDGGLDRGKVTEAERAATLDRIQPAPELSAAVADADLIVEAVPEDLDLKKDVFTDVEAATPGDAVVASNTSSLSVTELASALERPGQAVGLHFFNPPHIMDLVEVVVAEQTSEATEAVATDYVEGLDKEAVVVRDSAGFASSRLGITLGLEAIRMVESGVAGVEDVDTAMREGYGHPMGPLELSDLVGLDVRLDVAEHLREELGERFRPPQALRRKVRAGKLGKKTGEGFYVWEDGEAVRPAGE; encoded by the coding sequence ATGCGGGTGACAGTCATCGGTGCCGGGAGCATGGGACACGGTATCGCGCAGGTGTCGGCGATGGCGGGCCACGAGGTCCGGCTCAACGACGTCGACGACGAACGGATCGAAGCCGGACTCGAAAGCATCGAGGCGAACCTCGACGGCGGTCTCGATCGCGGAAAGGTGACCGAAGCGGAACGGGCGGCGACGCTCGATCGGATTCAGCCGGCGCCGGAGCTTTCGGCGGCCGTCGCCGACGCCGACCTGATCGTCGAGGCCGTCCCCGAGGACCTCGACCTCAAGAAGGACGTCTTCACCGACGTCGAGGCGGCGACACCCGGCGACGCCGTCGTCGCCTCGAACACCTCCTCGCTGTCGGTGACCGAACTGGCGAGCGCGCTAGAGCGGCCCGGGCAGGCCGTCGGCCTCCACTTCTTCAATCCGCCGCACATCATGGACCTCGTCGAGGTCGTCGTCGCCGAGCAGACCAGCGAGGCGACCGAGGCGGTCGCTACCGACTACGTCGAGGGGCTGGACAAGGAGGCCGTCGTCGTCCGCGACAGCGCGGGTTTCGCCTCCTCGCGGCTCGGCATCACGCTCGGTCTGGAGGCGATCCGGATGGTCGAGTCCGGCGTCGCCGGCGTCGAGGACGTCGACACGGCGATGCGGGAGGGCTACGGGCATCCGATGGGGCCGCTTGAGCTTTCGGACCTCGTCGGCCTGGACGTCCGGCTGGACGTCGCCGAGCACCTCCGAGAGGAGCTCGGCGAGCGGTTCCGGCCGCCGCAAGCCCTCCGACGGAAGGTGAGGGCCGGCAAGCTCGGAAAGAAGACCGGCGAGGGATTCTACGTCTGGGAGGACGGCGAGGCGGTCCGGCCGGCCGGGGAGTGA
- a CDS encoding adenylosuccinate synthase, translating into MTVTIVGSQLGDEGKGGIVDVYGDAADVVVRYQGGDNAGHTVVHDGHEYKLSLVPSGAVRGKVGVLGNGCVVNPATLFEELDALRERSLDPDVRVAERAHVILPYHRTLDGLEEDVKSDEDLAAGTTGRGIGPTYEDKAGRRGVRVGDLLDPETLRARLEYAVPRKRALVEDVYDLDVGDDVDADAFDVEAIYERYREFGRRLADEGMTVDCGRFLAERREAGDRIMFEGAQGTAIDIDHGIYPYVTSSNPTAGAAAVGSGLGPTVVGDGEVVGIVKAYLSRVGTGPLPTELGSVDGQTPPDGGRPGESDLAEFIREEGGEYGTVTGRPRRVGWLDVPMLRHAARVNGFTGLAVNHLDVLAGLDEVQVGHSYTLDGEELLTMPTTTEKWADCEANFRRFEGWPDVEWSTVAEDGYDAIPENGRAYLEYVAEEVGAPIYAVGVGPGREETVVVETPF; encoded by the coding sequence ATGACCGTAACTATCGTCGGTTCGCAGCTCGGCGACGAGGGGAAAGGCGGCATCGTCGACGTCTACGGCGATGCCGCCGACGTCGTCGTGCGCTACCAGGGCGGCGACAACGCCGGCCACACCGTCGTTCACGACGGCCACGAGTACAAGCTCTCGTTGGTCCCGTCGGGTGCCGTCAGGGGGAAGGTCGGGGTGCTCGGCAACGGCTGCGTCGTCAACCCGGCGACGCTGTTCGAGGAACTCGACGCGCTCCGCGAGCGGAGCCTCGACCCCGACGTTCGGGTCGCCGAACGGGCCCACGTCATCCTCCCGTACCACCGCACGCTCGACGGGCTAGAGGAGGACGTCAAGTCCGACGAGGACCTCGCGGCCGGCACCACCGGACGCGGCATCGGCCCGACCTACGAGGACAAGGCCGGCCGACGTGGTGTCCGGGTCGGCGACCTGCTGGATCCCGAGACGCTTCGTGCACGCCTGGAGTACGCCGTCCCGCGAAAGCGGGCGCTCGTCGAGGACGTCTACGACCTCGACGTCGGCGACGACGTGGACGCCGACGCCTTCGACGTCGAGGCCATCTACGAGCGGTACCGCGAGTTCGGACGCCGCCTCGCCGACGAAGGGATGACCGTCGACTGCGGGCGGTTCCTCGCCGAGCGGCGCGAGGCCGGCGACCGGATCATGTTCGAGGGCGCACAGGGCACCGCCATCGACATCGACCACGGCATCTACCCCTACGTCACCTCCTCGAACCCCACCGCCGGTGCCGCCGCGGTCGGGTCCGGCCTCGGCCCCACCGTCGTCGGGGACGGCGAGGTCGTCGGCATCGTGAAAGCGTACCTCTCGCGCGTGGGCACGGGACCGCTCCCGACGGAGTTGGGCAGCGTCGACGGCCAGACGCCGCCCGACGGCGGCCGCCCCGGCGAGTCCGACCTCGCGGAGTTCATCCGCGAGGAGGGCGGCGAGTACGGCACCGTCACCGGCCGGCCGCGACGCGTCGGCTGGCTCGACGTACCGATGCTGCGGCACGCCGCCCGCGTCAACGGCTTCACCGGTCTGGCGGTCAATCACCTCGACGTCCTCGCGGGTCTCGACGAGGTGCAGGTCGGTCACTCCTACACGCTGGACGGCGAGGAACTCCTGACGATGCCGACCACCACCGAGAAGTGGGCCGACTGCGAGGCGAACTTCCGGCGCTTCGAGGGCTGGCCCGACGTCGAGTGGTCGACCGTCGCCGAGGACGGCTACGACGCCATCCCCGAGAACGGCCGGGCGTACCTGGAGTACGTCGCCGAGGAGGTCGGTGCGCCCATCTACGCCGTCGGCGTCGGCCCTGGCCGCGAGGAGACCGTCGTCGTCGAGACGCCGTTCTAG
- a CDS encoding RNA-guided endonuclease InsQ/TnpB family protein, which produces MEYRRTAVIKLDTPEGVDAHLRETVEQFKYCSNTASEWCWHGDDGYHVASKAKAEDGLYDQLREDTELTANLVQKGIHQAVEAIKSGVERLKNDQDTSRPTFSADTAIYDKRSATFHRDHVSLSTPDGRIECDYILPDDADVPPTKYVANEDYEFRRATLHRRDGGWYLHASMLKEDDDTEPTTGHRTVLGVDLGVNQLAVASTGTFWSADEFNHWKREYEQRRGDLQKCGTRAAHDAIAGVERKEDGRFEIFLHRVANEIVAEAVEHDCSHIVFEDLTDIRENVPEASWHHLWAFRRLYEYVEYKAREQGIKAVQVDPRNTSKRCSTCGFTHDDNRHGEDFECLDCGYQNHADYNASKNIGLQYLRRRQNADAGGAPVDVRLNRGTLNVSGEYDLPAVDAA; this is translated from the coding sequence GTGGAATACCGTCGAACCGCCGTTATCAAGCTCGACACGCCCGAAGGCGTGGATGCACACCTGCGGGAGACTGTCGAGCAATTCAAATACTGTTCCAACACCGCAAGCGAGTGGTGCTGGCACGGCGACGACGGCTACCACGTCGCATCGAAAGCAAAGGCCGAAGATGGGCTGTACGACCAGTTACGCGAGGACACGGAGTTGACCGCAAATCTCGTACAGAAAGGGATTCATCAGGCTGTCGAAGCCATCAAAAGCGGCGTCGAACGACTCAAGAACGACCAAGATACGTCCCGTCCAACGTTCTCGGCAGATACCGCTATCTACGACAAGCGAAGTGCCACGTTCCATCGTGACCACGTTTCGCTGTCAACACCGGACGGACGAATCGAGTGCGACTACATTCTTCCTGACGACGCCGACGTGCCGCCGACGAAGTACGTCGCCAACGAGGACTACGAGTTTCGGCGGGCGACACTGCATCGACGTGACGGTGGCTGGTATCTCCATGCGTCGATGCTCAAGGAGGACGACGACACCGAACCTACCACCGGGCACAGAACAGTCCTCGGTGTGGACCTCGGTGTAAATCAACTTGCGGTCGCTTCGACCGGCACCTTCTGGTCGGCAGACGAGTTCAACCACTGGAAGCGAGAGTACGAACAACGGCGTGGCGACCTTCAGAAGTGTGGGACACGGGCGGCACACGACGCGATAGCAGGCGTCGAACGCAAAGAGGACGGACGCTTCGAGATATTCCTGCATCGTGTCGCCAACGAAATCGTCGCCGAAGCCGTCGAACACGACTGTTCGCATATCGTGTTCGAGGACTTGACAGACATTCGTGAGAACGTTCCAGAAGCGTCGTGGCACCATCTGTGGGCGTTCCGTCGCCTCTACGAGTACGTCGAATACAAAGCCAGAGAGCAGGGCATCAAAGCCGTCCAAGTAGACCCACGGAATACCTCAAAGCGGTGTTCGACCTGTGGGTTTACCCACGACGACAACCGCCACGGCGAGGACTTCGAGTGTCTGGATTGCGGCTACCAGAACCACGCCGACTACAACGCTTCCAAGAACATCGGCTTGCAGTATCTCCGGCGTCGGCAAAACGCAGACGCCGGAGGCGCACCCGTAGACGTGCGCTTGAATCGCGGGACGTTGAACGTGAGTGGAGAGTACGACCTTCCCGCCGTTGATGCGGCGTAG
- a CDS encoding alpha-hydroxy-acid oxidizing protein, with protein sequence MSESNRGTDRLVEVFMEGMAGVTPDVPPSFEELEAAALEAMDERAYGYVAGGAGGERTIDHNRDAFADWHLWPRVLRDFDDRDLSTELLDTEMSVPVLLAPIGVQSIVHEDGELGTARGAAAQDVPVVVSSAASHTMEEISEELGSTPGWFQLYWSSNDDVAKSFVRRAEAAGYEALVVTVDNNALGWRERDVGDGYLPFLDGEGVANYFADEAFRELLDSPPEEAELAAIRTFIDVFGDPSLTFDDLEWLCEFAEIPVVVKGVLHPDDAREAVARGADAVWVSNHGGRQVDNAVPALDALPKVASALPADVPVIFDSGVRRGADALIALALGADAVGLGRPYAYGLAVDGADGVEAVCKNFLADLDLTLGLVGYDDVEAVDREAVVRAEEV encoded by the coding sequence ATGAGCGAGTCCAACCGCGGGACCGACCGGCTGGTCGAAGTGTTCATGGAGGGGATGGCGGGCGTGACGCCCGACGTGCCGCCGTCCTTCGAGGAACTGGAGGCCGCGGCGCTTGAGGCCATGGACGAGCGGGCCTACGGCTACGTCGCGGGCGGCGCTGGAGGCGAGCGGACCATCGATCACAACCGCGACGCCTTCGCCGACTGGCACCTCTGGCCGCGCGTGCTCCGGGACTTCGACGACCGGGACCTCTCGACGGAACTGCTCGACACCGAGATGTCCGTGCCGGTCCTGCTGGCGCCCATCGGCGTCCAGTCCATCGTCCACGAGGACGGCGAACTCGGGACCGCCCGCGGCGCCGCCGCCCAGGACGTGCCCGTGGTCGTCTCCTCTGCGGCCTCTCACACGATGGAGGAGATCTCCGAGGAGTTGGGGTCGACGCCGGGATGGTTCCAGCTGTACTGGTCCTCGAACGACGACGTGGCGAAGAGCTTCGTCCGGCGGGCCGAGGCGGCCGGCTACGAGGCGCTCGTCGTCACCGTCGACAACAACGCCCTCGGGTGGCGCGAGCGGGACGTCGGCGACGGCTACCTCCCCTTCCTCGACGGCGAGGGGGTCGCCAACTACTTCGCCGACGAGGCGTTCCGCGAACTGCTCGATTCGCCCCCCGAGGAGGCCGAACTCGCCGCCATCCGGACGTTCATCGACGTCTTCGGCGACCCCTCGCTGACGTTCGACGACCTGGAGTGGCTCTGTGAGTTCGCCGAGATTCCGGTCGTCGTCAAGGGCGTACTCCACCCCGACGACGCCCGCGAGGCAGTCGCCCGCGGCGCCGACGCGGTGTGGGTCTCGAACCACGGCGGCCGGCAGGTCGACAACGCTGTCCCCGCGCTGGACGCGCTTCCGAAGGTAGCCTCCGCGCTGCCGGCCGACGTCCCCGTCATCTTCGACTCGGGGGTCCGACGCGGCGCGGACGCTTTGATCGCCCTGGCGCTGGGCGCCGACGCCGTCGGCCTCGGCCGACCGTACGCCTACGGGCTGGCCGTCGACGGCGCCGACGGCGTCGAGGCCGTCTGCAAGAACTTCCTCGCCGACCTGGACCTGACGCTCGGTCTCGTCGGCTACGACGACGTTGAGGCCGTCGACCGCGAGGCCGTCGTCCGGGCCGAGGAGGTCTGA
- a CDS encoding RNA ligase family protein: MKTYPPVPHVEDAPAGLLESGHLWIQELIDGGQLRFRLRDSGVVEFGDSLRLFGEEVPPRYRHAVRHVRETLDREALSAAVDDVESVVFVGESTHRRAVDYEFDRMPPVLGLDVFDHDREAFLPPDATERVFDRLGLATVNTFEREVRASDFDATPEAIPESAWYDGPAAGIVVRNKTGDVTKLPNPAVDLDVDPDSLAGDAETLAERYVTDGLLRRVAAEMPAGREPTFEAVFERACETVFREAHGRLSHHETDVELGEFRSAVGRRVREWLDARA; encoded by the coding sequence GTGAAGACGTACCCGCCCGTCCCCCACGTCGAGGACGCCCCCGCCGGCCTGCTGGAGTCGGGACACCTCTGGATACAGGAGCTGATAGACGGCGGCCAGCTCCGGTTCCGCCTCCGTGACTCCGGCGTCGTCGAGTTCGGCGACAGCCTGCGACTCTTCGGCGAGGAGGTTCCGCCGCGGTATCGCCACGCCGTCCGGCACGTCCGGGAGACACTCGACCGCGAGGCGCTTTCGGCCGCCGTCGACGACGTCGAGTCGGTCGTCTTCGTCGGCGAGTCAACCCACCGCCGGGCGGTCGACTACGAGTTCGACCGGATGCCGCCGGTGCTGGGACTCGACGTCTTCGACCACGACCGCGAGGCGTTCCTGCCGCCGGACGCGACCGAGCGCGTCTTCGACCGGCTGGGACTGGCGACGGTCAACACCTTCGAGCGCGAGGTCCGTGCGAGCGACTTCGACGCCACGCCCGAAGCCATCCCGGAATCGGCGTGGTACGACGGCCCCGCGGCCGGGATCGTCGTCCGGAACAAGACGGGCGACGTGACGAAGTTGCCGAACCCCGCCGTCGACCTCGACGTCGACCCCGACTCCCTCGCCGGCGACGCCGAGACGCTCGCGGAGCGGTACGTCACCGACGGCCTGCTCCGGCGGGTCGCCGCGGAGATGCCCGCCGGCCGGGAGCCGACCTTCGAGGCGGTCTTCGAGCGGGCCTGCGAGACCGTCTTTCGGGAGGCCCACGGGCGACTGTCCCACCACGAGACCGACGTCGAACTCGGCGAGTTCCGGTCGGCGGTCGGTCGCCGGGTCCGGGAGTGGCTCGACGCGCGGGCCTGA